GGGGCAACGGACAAAAAAAGACAAAGAAAAATAAAGAGGGAAGAACCACCTATATCCTTTGCAAAATCTCCCTTTCCAATTCCCCTTCGTTTCTAATTTGAAAATCCTTGTTATAAGATTAAGCTCTTTGGGGGATATTGTTTTAACATCCTCGCTGGTCTCTTCTTTAAAAAAAAGGTTTCCTCAATCAAAGCTATCTTTTCTTGTAAAAAAGGAGTATCTTAAGGTCTTAAGCCTTATTGAGGGAATAGATGAGGCAATTTCTTTTAATGGGATATTCCCAACCATTAAAAAAATAAAAAAGGAAAAATTTGACCTTCTTATTGACCTTTCATCAAATCCAAGGACCTGGCTGATTTCTATTTTAAGTGGTGTAAAAAGGAGATTTTCTTATAATAAGGATGCATTAAAAAGGCTTCTCCTTCTTTTTCGACTTGACCTTTTTAAGGAAAAACCACATATCTCAGAGAAATACATCAAAAATCTTAAAGGATTAGGAATAAGCTACATTAAACCATCCCTTTCCCTTTCTGGAATAAATAAAAAAGAAATCCTTGAGAAATTTGGGATAAAGGAAGGATTGGTTTGCGGAATATCTCCTTTCTCCCGGCACAAAAACAAGATATGGAACATTGATGGTTATGTAGGGCTTATAGAAAGGATAAGCAAAGAATTTGGCTGTCAAATTATCCTCTTTGGCAATGAAAATGATAAGGAATTGGGCTTAAAAATAAAATCCCTTTGCAAGGTTTCTATAAAAGACCTTATAGGAAAAACAGACCTTATAGAGCTTTCTTGCTTAATTGAAAGATGCTTTCTCTTTATCTCTCCTGATACAGGCCCTATGCACATTGCAGATTCTCTTAATGTTCCTGTTGTCGCTTTATTTGGACCAACCACAAGGGATTTTGGCTTCTTTCCATTAAGGGGCATTGTG
The window above is part of the bacterium genome. Proteins encoded here:
- a CDS encoding glycosyltransferase family 9 protein: MKILVIRLSSLGDIVLTSSLVSSLKKRFPQSKLSFLVKKEYLKVLSLIEGIDEAISFNGIFPTIKKIKKEKFDLLIDLSSNPRTWLISILSGVKRRFSYNKDALKRLLLLFRLDLFKEKPHISEKYIKNLKGLGISYIKPSLSLSGINKKEILEKFGIKEGLVCGISPFSRHKNKIWNIDGYVGLIERISKEFGCQIILFGNENDKELGLKIKSLCKVSIKDLIGKTDLIELSCLIERCFLFISPDTGPMHIADSLNVPVVALFGPTTRDFGFFPLRGIVVEKPLSCRPCSLHGGNKCRRDNKCMKMIGVDDIMGAIYAILNKKPYLLYKPDKILLIETAFLGDCLLTTPLIRGIKEVFPYSSLSLLARPIGCDALKNNPYISEFIPYDKDKKQKGLFSYLKVIKKIRAKNFSLAILPHRSARTTILSWFSNIPRRIGFSNASLSFLLTDKVYYDRKKHEAQRKLSLIKIFGDIPDERGLDVFIDDRARQKAGELFLK